Proteins from one Sulfurovum sp. TSL1 genomic window:
- a CDS encoding translocation/assembly module TamB domain-containing protein — MKNILRYRPLLWMKKTIVYLLIAVIVTGLALYFIVNSAFVVRKMADTFAPDYNISYSRIHGNVLTGVMIDGLAYRKDPLAKHITLKWNPAGLFKKTLIIDTLQIEKANVDTIKTLIASFSSDENNESNESSTTEPSFGIGVSLQHVSLTLEPFDTQGIGISNMMLDVRDLHYTSDGINVRALDLQVDSNVTEITLKAGLEDGDLHIRELTIKEVDMPALQALFVPDTNESHENDAVVTMEDNTSKEKTVNPLIPKWVHLDKLEINILPFVYAPVDLKALNVSGRDAVFDVEKLLLQKADLDLHTSTNLSDIHYKTKVKHNQLIGKVEFTPKKALFKLYDLPVRREAVGDIVVDLNVSEKEVVTDLKITMEQILKADVNDFNLDIDDLHIHAIYDIEKNTLQAKSDLVLTTPYAKDVLVTNLFTMDKHISYCGEIHAAQIIGVDPKFVKPLDNLQIKYRGDEHSVKTEIESDNLQGTLISSDFKKAALHLENKHPLMLHAFIALPSELNQTKANMVLDAPISFENNASLMAYAKIDSNLVNIDANMSFKEGLQVQTVAHIPEGSLLRTYNTSIKWDHLDPVKSDIRVLGNNVDFVLTSGRLNANAAYDMNSSQVEGKVILDGLHTNISGIPQEKMTVDTKITSMHALMASVNSIYTLGEVPVLKGSAGVSVVVSELKNVDIALSSTQISYQTDRKTEHRVSDIDLAVHLQDKKAVLNHYTLTYGGQKLFSTKPSTIVWNDQNVTIEPIWLNDELKILGTYDLTAEKGTIEAEADTFHIAHEIIDLESTIDIKTVLDGNKTSVNGEITLLGGHIHYDLGQKSYASDSDIIIVQDIKEKEPSPFMDGLSASVQIKTKEPLIYKQGNVDIEAAVDLSIYKTEESELMVLGSVEILKGGSYTFEGKKFILNKSYIYFTGNPNKPLLEASLTYQSLQHLITIRITGSADTPNIQFSSKPSLTKEQILSIILFDSEAGAGTNSGEEMMKMMGGAMAKSALSDLGVQLDHLVFGEGKSVEVGKKLTDKITIIYVNDEVSSVKLKYEHGKRTQSVIGVSEESQSYDILYKKDF, encoded by the coding sequence TTGAAGAACATATTACGTTACAGACCGTTGCTCTGGATGAAAAAGACCATTGTCTATCTATTGATAGCCGTTATAGTCACTGGACTTGCGCTTTATTTTATCGTCAATTCAGCGTTCGTTGTCAGGAAAATGGCCGATACCTTTGCTCCTGATTACAATATCTCTTACAGTCGTATCCATGGAAATGTATTGACCGGGGTGATGATAGACGGTCTGGCCTATCGTAAAGATCCACTTGCTAAACATATTACGCTCAAATGGAACCCCGCGGGACTTTTTAAAAAAACACTGATCATCGATACACTGCAGATAGAAAAGGCCAATGTGGATACGATCAAAACACTGATCGCTTCTTTTTCTTCTGATGAAAACAATGAAAGCAATGAGAGCAGTACAACGGAGCCTTCTTTCGGCATAGGTGTAAGTCTGCAGCATGTCTCACTGACCCTTGAACCTTTTGATACACAAGGCATAGGTATCTCAAATATGATGTTGGATGTAAGGGATCTGCACTATACAAGTGATGGCATCAATGTGCGTGCACTGGATCTGCAAGTGGATTCCAATGTGACAGAGATCACTTTGAAGGCAGGTTTGGAAGATGGAGATCTGCATATAAGAGAGTTGACCATCAAAGAGGTTGATATGCCCGCACTGCAGGCACTTTTTGTTCCCGACACCAATGAGAGTCATGAAAATGATGCTGTCGTTACGATGGAAGACAATACCAGTAAAGAAAAAACGGTTAATCCATTGATACCTAAATGGGTACACCTGGACAAATTAGAGATCAATATACTTCCTTTTGTCTATGCTCCTGTAGATTTGAAAGCACTGAATGTAAGCGGAAGGGACGCTGTGTTTGATGTAGAAAAACTTCTACTTCAAAAGGCTGACCTGGATTTACATACCAGCACAAACCTCAGTGATATACATTACAAAACGAAGGTGAAGCACAATCAGCTCATTGGAAAGGTGGAGTTTACACCCAAAAAGGCACTCTTTAAACTCTATGATCTGCCTGTAAGAAGAGAAGCTGTGGGGGATATCGTTGTGGACCTAAATGTTTCTGAAAAAGAAGTGGTCACAGATCTGAAAATAACGATGGAACAGATACTCAAGGCCGATGTCAATGATTTTAATCTCGATATCGATGATCTACATATCCATGCGATCTATGATATCGAAAAAAATACTCTGCAGGCTAAGAGTGATCTAGTGCTGACAACACCGTATGCAAAAGATGTTTTGGTGACCAATCTTTTTACTATGGATAAGCATATCAGTTACTGCGGAGAGATACATGCTGCACAGATCATTGGCGTTGACCCAAAATTTGTAAAACCTCTGGATAATTTGCAGATCAAGTATAGAGGTGATGAACACAGCGTTAAAACGGAGATAGAATCAGACAACCTGCAAGGCACACTGATATCCTCTGATTTCAAAAAGGCTGCATTACATTTAGAGAACAAGCATCCATTGATGCTGCATGCATTTATAGCACTTCCTTCTGAACTGAACCAAACAAAAGCCAATATGGTCTTAGATGCACCGATCAGTTTTGAGAATAATGCTTCACTGATGGCCTATGCGAAAATAGATTCTAATCTGGTGAATATCGATGCGAATATGAGTTTTAAAGAGGGATTACAGGTACAAACAGTGGCACACATACCAGAAGGATCACTCTTACGCACGTACAATACATCCATAAAGTGGGATCATCTGGATCCTGTCAAAAGTGACATAAGAGTGTTAGGAAACAATGTAGATTTTGTACTTACATCAGGCAGACTGAATGCGAATGCAGCGTATGATATGAACAGCAGTCAAGTGGAAGGGAAGGTCATCTTGGATGGTTTACATACCAATATATCGGGCATACCTCAAGAAAAGATGACGGTGGATACCAAGATCACTTCTATGCATGCTTTGATGGCGAGTGTTAATAGTATCTATACCCTTGGAGAGGTACCTGTACTCAAAGGGAGTGCAGGAGTATCTGTAGTAGTGAGTGAGTTGAAAAATGTCGACATTGCACTGAGCTCAACACAGATCAGCTATCAAACAGATCGCAAAACAGAGCATAGAGTCAGTGATATAGATCTGGCAGTGCATCTGCAGGATAAAAAAGCTGTATTGAACCATTACACATTGACCTATGGAGGGCAAAAACTTTTTTCAACAAAACCTTCAACGATAGTATGGAACGATCAAAATGTCACGATCGAACCTATTTGGCTGAATGACGAATTAAAGATACTGGGCACCTATGACCTCACAGCTGAAAAAGGAACGATCGAGGCAGAAGCTGATACCTTCCATATAGCACATGAGATCATTGATCTGGAGAGTACTATAGATATCAAAACGGTGCTGGACGGGAACAAAACATCGGTCAATGGAGAGATCACTCTTTTGGGCGGCCATATACACTATGATCTGGGCCAAAAGAGCTATGCTTCTGACAGCGATATCATCATCGTTCAGGATATCAAAGAGAAAGAGCCCAGTCCATTTATGGATGGACTCAGTGCCTCGGTACAGATAAAGACAAAAGAGCCGCTGATCTATAAACAAGGAAATGTAGATATTGAAGCTGCAGTGGACCTGAGTATCTATAAGACAGAAGAGTCAGAACTCATGGTCTTGGGTTCGGTGGAAATACTTAAAGGGGGAAGCTATACTTTCGAGGGAAAGAAGTTTATTTTGAATAAGAGTTATATCTATTTTACCGGCAATCCGAACAAACCTCTGCTTGAAGCCAGTTTAACCTATCAGTCTCTGCAGCATCTTATCACTATCAGGATCACAGGTTCAGCCGATACACCCAATATCCAGTTCTCTTCCAAGCCTTCACTGACCAAAGAACAGATACTGTCGATCATTTTATTTGATTCAGAAGCGGGTGCGGGTACGAACAGTGGTGAAGAGATGATGAAAATGATGGGAGGGGCTATGGCAAAGTCAGCCCTTTCAGATCTGGGTGTACAGTTAGACCATCTTGTATTCGGAGAAGGTAAAAGTGTAGAGGTAGGTAAAAAGTTGACAGATAAGATCACGATCATCTATGTGAATGATGAGGTCTCCAGCGTAAAACTCAAATATGAACACGGGAAACGTACCCAGAGTGTGATAGGTGTGAGTGAAGAGTCACAATCCTATGACATACTCTATAAAAAGGATTTTTAA
- a CDS encoding autotransporter assembly complex family protein, translating to MLHKITFCMIICMCTLLFAEELNLPTHEIYFSGQKHFEESELQDALDVTTPGFFQFWKDDTPRIKDKLIPTLRPSLKSFYESEGFYDANFTIQETNTSIFVTISENEPVKVRDINITSDYNISSLVTMKKDEIFRAETFIAIKSKIIAQLLKEGYCSYDLDTKAYVDLDLHTVDLRYILHKGDICTFGKLTTSGLKTIDEDVIRSRVKAKEGEQYSIDLIQDTSNKLYGLDAFDSVLIDVDRKFYNVVPVDITFTEMEKPYHLEAGAGYDTYVGVRVLGEITKRNFMGNAQRLSFKTSLSQREQMLMLSYFKPALMDIFGYNTDLGGRLGYSNLEFDGFKEEKTFVRAYLEYEEGSLTLRTGVALEDIIITELNLDPGTELSQAVTEGNFPLLYPYVDFIYDARDSKLNPKYGYYLAAYGEFGLSYDEEASVYMKTLFEGRIIHTFSDLTLAAVGKVGIVDVSTQNGLPESKYFFGGGAYSNRAYGFRELGVILSPTEDTIYGASTMANLSLEADYPVWGDVYGAVFTDNTMLTDESYDFKGEIISAVGVGARYMTPIGPFKLDVGFNVNDFSQYGISFQIGQSF from the coding sequence ATGCTGCATAAAATTACATTTTGTATGATCATATGTATGTGTACGCTTCTTTTTGCCGAAGAACTCAACTTACCCACCCATGAGATATACTTCAGCGGACAAAAACATTTTGAGGAATCTGAGCTGCAAGATGCCCTGGATGTGACCACACCGGGTTTTTTCCAATTTTGGAAAGACGACACCCCCCGTATCAAAGATAAACTGATACCTACGCTAAGACCTTCATTAAAAAGCTTTTATGAGTCTGAAGGTTTTTATGATGCCAATTTCACCATTCAAGAGACCAACACATCCATTTTTGTGACCATCAGTGAGAATGAACCTGTAAAGGTCAGGGATATCAATATCACCAGTGATTACAATATCTCTTCTTTGGTCACAATGAAAAAGGATGAGATCTTTAGAGCGGAAACCTTTATAGCGATCAAAAGTAAGATCATCGCGCAGTTACTCAAAGAGGGGTATTGCAGTTATGATCTGGATACGAAAGCCTATGTGGATCTGGATCTGCATACTGTTGACCTGCGTTACATTCTACACAAAGGGGATATCTGTACGTTTGGAAAGTTGACCACCTCAGGACTGAAAACGATAGATGAGGATGTGATCAGGTCCCGTGTCAAAGCCAAAGAGGGTGAGCAGTACAGTATAGATCTCATACAGGATACATCCAACAAGCTTTATGGACTGGATGCCTTTGACAGTGTGCTGATCGATGTAGATAGAAAGTTTTACAATGTGGTGCCGGTAGATATCACCTTTACGGAGATGGAAAAACCCTACCATTTGGAAGCGGGTGCAGGGTATGATACCTATGTAGGAGTGCGTGTGCTTGGAGAGATCACCAAACGTAATTTTATGGGCAATGCGCAGCGTTTAAGTTTCAAAACTTCCTTGTCGCAGAGAGAGCAAATGCTTATGCTCAGTTATTTTAAACCGGCACTTATGGATATCTTCGGTTACAACACGGATCTGGGTGGAAGGTTGGGATACTCAAACCTGGAGTTCGATGGTTTTAAAGAGGAAAAAACATTTGTCAGGGCATACCTGGAGTACGAAGAGGGAAGCCTGACATTGAGAACGGGTGTTGCTTTGGAAGATATTATTATCACTGAATTAAATCTTGATCCAGGAACGGAGTTGTCACAGGCGGTCACTGAGGGTAATTTCCCTCTTTTATACCCTTATGTGGATTTTATCTACGATGCCAGAGATTCAAAACTCAATCCAAAATACGGGTATTACCTTGCTGCTTACGGTGAATTCGGTCTCTCCTATGATGAGGAAGCCAGTGTCTATATGAAAACCTTGTTTGAAGGCAGGATCATCCATACATTTTCCGATCTTACGCTTGCTGCTGTGGGAAAAGTAGGTATCGTGGATGTTTCAACGCAGAACGGCCTGCCTGAATCGAAGTATTTTTTTGGAGGGGGCGCATACTCAAACCGTGCATACGGATTTAGAGAACTGGGGGTGATCCTCTCTCCTACAGAAGATACCATCTATGGGGCTTCAACCATGGCCAATCTCTCTTTGGAAGCGGATTACCCTGTATGGGGAGACGTCTATGGAGCGGTGTTTACGGACAATACCATGCTGACGGATGAAAGCTATGATTTTAAAGGAGAAATCATCTCTGCCGTGGGTGTAGGAGCCAGGTATATGACACCGATAGGCCCTTTTAAACTGGATGTTGGTTTCAATGTCAATGATTTCTCACAGTACGGCATCTCCTTTCAGATAGGACAATCGTTTTGA
- a CDS encoding NAD(P)H-dependent glycerol-3-phosphate dehydrogenase, which translates to MKLAIIGAGKWGQALYHAYSQKNDVVISSRHTKTIENFVPMSEALKCEYLVIAIPAQFVRGWMEENFVDHGQNILVAAKGIETSTGAFLNEVYGEFVSADRLAFISGPSFAAEVQKSLPTALIISSTNQALAQTYADALPKFIKGYVSSDVVGAEVSGAYKNVIAIAGGVCDGLGLGNNARAALISRGLVEMTRFGEAFGAKTETFLSLGGAGDLFLTASSTLSRNYRVGLGLAKGKDMDEILSELGEVAEGVPTAKALHKIAEEKGIYLPIAAEVYAMIEEGKDPLESVKDLLD; encoded by the coding sequence ATGAAATTAGCAATTATAGGTGCGGGGAAATGGGGACAAGCCCTGTATCATGCGTACAGTCAAAAGAATGATGTGGTGATCTCTTCACGCCACACGAAAACGATAGAAAACTTTGTGCCTATGAGTGAAGCGTTAAAGTGTGAGTATTTGGTCATAGCGATTCCTGCACAGTTCGTTCGCGGATGGATGGAAGAGAATTTTGTGGACCATGGACAAAATATCCTTGTTGCTGCCAAAGGGATAGAGACAAGTACTGGTGCATTTTTAAACGAAGTCTATGGCGAGTTTGTCTCTGCAGATAGACTGGCTTTCATCTCCGGTCCGTCCTTCGCTGCAGAAGTGCAAAAATCACTTCCGACCGCATTGATCATCAGTTCTACAAATCAAGCATTGGCACAAACCTATGCGGATGCGCTGCCAAAATTTATCAAAGGGTATGTAAGCAGCGATGTAGTGGGTGCAGAAGTGTCCGGAGCCTATAAAAATGTCATTGCCATAGCAGGCGGGGTATGTGACGGTTTGGGTCTTGGAAATAATGCCCGTGCTGCACTGATATCAAGAGGTTTAGTGGAAATGACACGTTTTGGAGAAGCGTTTGGTGCAAAGACCGAAACCTTTCTTTCCCTGGGCGGGGCAGGCGACCTTTTCCTTACAGCAAGTTCGACACTCTCAAGGAATTACAGAGTGGGATTAGGACTGGCAAAGGGTAAGGATATGGATGAGATACTCAGTGAACTTGGAGAAGTGGCAGAGGGGGTACCTACAGCCAAAGCATTGCATAAAATAGCCGAAGAGAAAGGGATCTATCTTCCTATCGCAGCAGAAGTTTATGCCATGATCGAAGAGGGGAAAGATCCTTTGGAAAGTGTGAAAGATTTATTGGATTAA
- a CDS encoding NAD-binding protein, whose protein sequence is MHDFIVKLSHKIDGSVRYQKMKSFFRSLLEDINYPYKKYFDAFMIMLIVLSIAILILSKTDKIPQWLVEFDLYFVTAIFALEYLLRLWISHDIHKYLVSSSSDSSSSERYWAILRSKLRYVLSLPAIIDLIAIFPKFRILRLLKLYHYMHGASSLFNALLKKRFEFVFLGYMLLGVTFTFGSIFYLLEFGINEALGSYLDAIYWALVTISTVGYGDISPVTELGKIVSMFGIIFGIAMISFVTSVMVSAFSERFSELRNQDSINHVHKMHNVVIINGYGHLGATIAKKLKIQKNYEPVIIEDDETKANKAQQDGYQVIHADGSSAKMVKTLYERGNITAMLTLSSSDINNIYFILNAKSIQSDSVVYARMNQVELRPQYEATKVDGLVEPYDVIDTRAFHYLKKHSEEEKKHISFFGYTHKSDHICKMLKEEGIEVTIYEIGNESYEAAKNDGFTNVILIDQKSSETPDIKDGIAVCAMKDEALNVYYTITLRANGFKDEIVALSDTKEDNRKLLLAGVSKIFDMYDESASQFVEMIENKVKRAQE, encoded by the coding sequence ATGCATGATTTTATCGTTAAACTCTCACACAAGATAGACGGTTCTGTACGTTACCAAAAGATGAAATCTTTTTTTCGTTCACTTCTTGAAGATATAAACTACCCCTATAAAAAGTACTTTGATGCATTTATGATCATGCTTATTGTGCTCTCTATTGCTATACTTATTTTGAGTAAAACAGATAAGATCCCTCAGTGGCTCGTAGAGTTCGATCTCTATTTTGTGACAGCTATCTTTGCTCTGGAATATCTGCTGAGATTGTGGATCAGCCATGATATCCATAAATATCTCGTCTCCTCATCGTCTGACTCCAGCAGTTCAGAGCGATACTGGGCGATTTTAAGATCTAAATTACGCTATGTGCTCTCCCTGCCTGCAATTATCGACCTTATAGCCATTTTCCCGAAATTTAGAATTTTGCGACTGTTAAAGCTCTATCATTATATGCATGGGGCATCAAGCCTTTTTAATGCATTGCTTAAAAAGCGTTTTGAATTTGTCTTTTTGGGCTATATGCTTTTGGGTGTCACTTTTACTTTTGGATCCATCTTTTATCTGCTTGAATTTGGTATCAATGAGGCATTGGGTTCTTACCTGGATGCCATATACTGGGCATTGGTGACCATCTCCACGGTAGGGTATGGCGATATTTCTCCTGTGACCGAACTGGGTAAGATCGTTTCGATGTTCGGTATCATATTTGGTATCGCCATGATCTCTTTTGTGACTTCTGTGATGGTCTCTGCTTTTTCTGAAAGATTTAGTGAACTGCGTAACCAGGACAGTATCAACCATGTACATAAAATGCATAATGTCGTCATTATCAATGGATATGGACATTTGGGAGCGACGATCGCAAAGAAACTAAAGATACAGAAAAACTATGAACCTGTGATCATAGAAGATGATGAAACGAAAGCGAACAAAGCACAACAGGATGGCTATCAGGTGATACATGCAGACGGTTCCAGTGCAAAGATGGTAAAAACATTGTATGAAAGAGGGAATATCACAGCGATGCTGACCTTGAGCAGTTCGGATATCAATAATATCTACTTTATACTCAATGCAAAAAGTATCCAATCGGATTCTGTGGTGTATGCCCGTATGAATCAAGTGGAGTTACGTCCACAGTATGAAGCGACAAAAGTAGATGGTCTGGTCGAACCCTATGATGTGATCGATACAAGGGCTTTCCATTATTTGAAGAAGCACAGTGAAGAGGAGAAGAAACATATCTCCTTTTTCGGTTATACCCATAAGAGCGACCATATCTGTAAAATGCTCAAAGAGGAAGGGATAGAAGTCACGATCTATGAGATCGGAAATGAGAGTTATGAAGCAGCCAAAAATGACGGTTTTACCAATGTGATCCTCATCGATCAAAAAAGCAGTGAAACCCCGGACATCAAAGATGGGATCGCAGTATGTGCCATGAAGGATGAAGCGTTAAATGTCTACTACACGATTACACTGCGCGCAAACGGATTTAAAGATGAAATAGTGGCACTCTCTGATACGAAAGAGGACAACAGAAAATTGCTTTTGGCAGGGGTGAGCAAAATATTCGATATGTACGATGAGAGTGCTTCGCAGTTTGTAGAAATGATCGAAAATAAGGTAAAAAGGGCGCAGGAATGA
- the gatB gene encoding Asp-tRNA(Asn)/Glu-tRNA(Gln) amidotransferase subunit GatB, whose protein sequence is MFETVIGLEVHVQLNTKTKLFCSCPTSFAEHQNSNTCPTCLALPGALPVVNKEAAIKAMRLGYAINADVNHDSVFDRKSYFYPDSPSAYQITQLTKAIVQNGELFIDLEDGTQKRIGMTQAHLEADAGKNMHEGNHSKVDLNRAGTPLLEIVSQPDMRSADEAVAYLKKLHSTVRYLDISDANMQEGSFRCDVNVSIRPKGQEAFGTRVEIKNINSFKFVAAAIAYEVQRQTEAYEDGVYAQEVYQETRLWNVEEGVTKSMRGKEEAADYRYFPDPDLRPLIVTDEMIAEAKIMPELPDAKVKRYVEELGIKSYDAHVITLDKEMAYYFEEMLENGAVAKTAVTWLTSELLGRLNKAGISIEDSPVDAKTLGTLVSKITDNTISGKGAKEILDHMMESESRDIDGLIDELGLAQVSDDSAILDIIDEILAANPEKVDEYKSGKDKLFGFFVGQTMKASKGTANPGKVNALLKQRLG, encoded by the coding sequence ATGTTTGAAACCGTCATCGGTCTTGAAGTACATGTACAACTTAACACTAAAACAAAACTTTTCTGCTCTTGTCCCACCTCTTTTGCAGAGCATCAAAACAGCAATACCTGCCCTACCTGTCTGGCACTTCCGGGTGCTTTGCCGGTGGTCAATAAAGAAGCCGCGATCAAAGCGATGAGACTCGGATATGCGATCAATGCCGATGTGAACCATGATTCTGTATTCGATAGAAAATCCTATTTTTATCCGGACAGTCCGTCGGCCTATCAGATCACACAGTTGACAAAAGCGATCGTACAGAATGGTGAGCTCTTCATCGACCTGGAAGACGGTACGCAGAAACGTATCGGTATGACCCAGGCGCATCTTGAAGCAGATGCAGGGAAGAACATGCATGAAGGCAACCACTCGAAAGTGGATCTGAACCGTGCGGGAACACCTCTGCTTGAGATCGTATCTCAACCGGACATGCGAAGTGCCGATGAAGCGGTTGCCTACTTGAAGAAACTCCACTCAACGGTACGATACCTTGACATTTCTGATGCAAACATGCAAGAGGGATCGTTCAGATGTGATGTGAACGTTTCCATCCGTCCCAAAGGACAGGAAGCGTTTGGTACAAGAGTAGAGATCAAGAACATCAACTCATTCAAATTTGTGGCTGCTGCGATAGCCTATGAGGTACAAAGACAGACCGAAGCGTATGAAGACGGTGTGTATGCACAGGAAGTCTATCAGGAGACACGTCTTTGGAATGTGGAAGAGGGTGTAACAAAATCGATGAGAGGGAAAGAAGAGGCTGCGGATTACCGTTACTTCCCGGATCCGGACCTGCGTCCGCTTATCGTGACGGATGAGATGATCGCTGAAGCGAAGATCATGCCCGAACTCCCGGATGCAAAAGTGAAGCGTTATGTAGAGGAACTTGGGATCAAGTCATATGATGCCCATGTGATCACTTTAGATAAAGAGATGGCATACTATTTTGAAGAGATGCTGGAAAATGGTGCTGTGGCTAAAACAGCGGTGACCTGGTTGACCTCTGAACTGCTTGGACGTCTGAACAAAGCAGGCATCTCTATAGAAGATTCTCCTGTAGATGCCAAAACACTGGGTACCCTGGTCTCTAAAATAACGGATAATACTATCTCCGGTAAAGGCGCCAAAGAGATCCTTGACCATATGATGGAGAGTGAGAGCCGTGATATCGATGGATTGATCGATGAACTTGGACTTGCACAGGTCAGTGATGACAGCGCTATCTTGGACATTATCGATGAGATACTGGCTGCGAATCCGGAAAAGGTTGACGAGTATAAAAGTGGTAAAGACAAACTCTTTGGTTTCTTTGTCGGACAAACCATGAAAGCAAGTAAAGGGACTGCAAATCCCGGTAAGGTCAACGCGTTACTGAAACAAAGACTGGGATAA
- a CDS encoding thiamine phosphate synthase, whose protein sequence is MIRYAITDPSTLDFNHLEHDLKRFSQKASMIVYRDKSNVSKHEAEFVQAAKGFDFEKVLIHGDPSLAKASGADGVHLSSLKLDEIADAKAMHLFVVVSTHTIEELKKAEALGADMATFSPIFETPDKGAPVGLEMLRSATSQVNLPVLALGGILTEEQIDACERSGASGFASIRYFGA, encoded by the coding sequence ATGATCAGGTATGCTATCACTGACCCCTCTACCTTAGATTTCAACCATTTAGAACATGACCTTAAAAGATTTTCCCAAAAAGCTTCCATGATCGTCTACCGGGACAAATCCAATGTCTCTAAGCACGAAGCTGAGTTCGTTCAAGCAGCGAAAGGGTTTGATTTTGAAAAAGTCCTCATTCATGGCGATCCTTCCCTGGCAAAGGCTTCAGGGGCTGACGGCGTACATTTAAGCAGTCTGAAACTGGATGAAATAGCGGATGCAAAAGCAATGCACCTCTTTGTTGTGGTCAGTACGCATACGATCGAAGAGCTCAAAAAAGCAGAAGCCTTAGGTGCAGATATGGCAACCTTCAGCCCTATCTTTGAAACCCCGGATAAAGGCGCGCCGGTCGGACTGGAAATGTTGAGATCTGCCACGTCTCAGGTCAATTTACCTGTGTTGGCCCTGGGGGGTATTTTGACAGAGGAGCAGATAGACGCGTGCGAAAGATCCGGTGCAAGCGGTTTTGCTTCTATACGGTATTTTGGAGCGTAG
- a CDS encoding F0F1 ATP synthase subunit A, with product MEGVFTYLGAIFGHGQMLFVAHLVVVAIIMIVIAKMATKSLRAVPTGTQNVMEAYLGGVIAMGKDVIGEELARKYLPLVAAVGLFIFVSNVIGIIPGFEAPTSNINITLPLALLVFFYYNYEGIRENGVIKYFAHFAGPVKLLAPLMFPIEIVSHISRIISLSFRLFGNIKGDDLFLWVLLMLVPFIAPLPAYLLLTFSALLQTFVFMILIYVYLAGAVAVDEAHEKAPNPIVDTMGAV from the coding sequence ATGGAAGGTGTATTTACTTACCTGGGCGCTATTTTCGGTCACGGGCAAATGCTGTTTGTTGCACACTTGGTTGTAGTGGCAATCATTATGATCGTTATAGCTAAAATGGCAACAAAGAGTCTTAGAGCGGTACCGACAGGTACACAAAATGTTATGGAAGCATACCTTGGCGGTGTGATCGCTATGGGTAAAGATGTGATCGGTGAAGAGCTTGCGAGAAAGTATCTTCCACTTGTTGCAGCCGTTGGACTCTTTATCTTTGTTTCAAACGTGATCGGTATTATCCCGGGATTTGAAGCGCCGACTTCAAACATCAACATTACATTGCCTTTGGCACTTTTAGTCTTTTTCTACTACAACTATGAAGGGATCAGAGAAAATGGTGTGATCAAATACTTTGCACACTTTGCAGGCCCAGTGAAACTATTGGCACCGTTGATGTTCCCGATCGAGATCGTTTCTCATATTTCAAGAATCATTTCACTTTCATTCAGACTTTTCGGTAACATCAAAGGGGATGACCTCTTCTTGTGGGTACTTCTTATGTTGGTACCTTTCATTGCACCACTTCCTGCATACCTACTGCTTACGTTCTCTGCTTTGCTTCAGACGTTTGTATTCATGATCCTTATCTATGTGTACCTTGCAGGTGCCGTAGCGGTTGATGAGGCACATGAAAAAGCACCAAACCCTATCGTAGATACAATGGGTGCTGTGTAA